Proteins co-encoded in one Pseudanabaena sp. FACHB-2040 genomic window:
- a CDS encoding sirohydrochlorin chelatase, with amino-acid sequence MSASSPTAYLLIAHGSRDPRPQAAMNRLAQLVRDQLRERTVLNRPNKSFGADLKAAPYQMMTAAALVNLPTHQSRSAPAISSDWDQQPPYPIVGTAYLECTPLPLHQQVYEFCVRVKAAGVERVKLVPIFLLRGVHVVEDIPQEVALAREQLAGCMAIDLCTHLGSHSRLGQVLKAKVAATASKSWLLLAHGSRQPGGNDSVEALAQSLSANVAFWSVSPDLESQVVQLMQSGCQQITIMPYFLFTGGITDAITRVTEELAERFPRVNFRLLPPLGATVEVARLTAEIALDSCSSSAGAVIKPMKRMALRH; translated from the coding sequence GTGTCTGCGTCTTCTCCTACAGCTTACCTGTTGATTGCTCACGGTAGTCGGGACCCTCGTCCCCAGGCTGCGATGAATCGTTTAGCGCAGTTAGTTCGAGATCAGCTCAGGGAGCGAACTGTACTGAATCGGCCTAATAAATCCTTCGGCGCGGATCTCAAGGCGGCCCCCTATCAGATGATGACAGCGGCGGCTCTGGTTAACCTGCCGACGCATCAGAGCCGATCTGCGCCTGCCATATCTAGTGATTGGGACCAGCAACCGCCGTATCCTATCGTGGGCACTGCCTATCTAGAGTGCACACCGTTGCCGCTGCATCAACAGGTGTATGAGTTCTGCGTGCGGGTTAAGGCGGCTGGTGTGGAGCGGGTAAAACTGGTGCCCATCTTTTTGCTGCGGGGAGTCCACGTGGTGGAAGATATTCCGCAGGAAGTGGCGCTGGCGCGAGAGCAGTTGGCGGGCTGCATGGCTATAGACTTATGCACCCATTTGGGCAGCCATTCCCGGCTGGGCCAGGTTTTGAAGGCAAAGGTGGCGGCGACAGCTTCTAAGTCTTGGCTGCTGCTAGCCCACGGCAGTCGACAGCCTGGCGGCAATGATTCAGTCGAGGCGTTGGCACAGTCTTTGAGTGCGAATGTTGCGTTTTGGTCGGTATCGCCAGATTTAGAAAGTCAAGTGGTGCAGCTGATGCAGTCGGGCTGCCAGCAGATCACAATCATGCCCTACTTCCTGTTTACTGGCGGCATTACGGATGCGATTACACGCGTAACTGAGGAGCTAGCCGAGCGGTTTCCTCGGGTGAATTTTCGGCTGCTGCCGCCTCTGGGAGCCACAGTAGAGGTGGCCCGATTGACTGCTGAAATTGCTTTGGATAGTTGCTCTTCGAGCGCGGGGGCTGTGATTAAGCCTATGAAGCGCATGGCGCTGCGGCATTAA
- a CDS encoding DUF4359 domain-containing protein, with translation MAGSHSGVRTMGKMNRVLWLGALAAISLVAVGMAATNPDPFEYEQYAADRLSIYLEDQLCADLPAFLAQVLQEQCSVLLKQNQSAFQEIIRNHTQRQNFVLFSRYSTTLALPGTGLLPTYQVDSLGAFNRFFTYRAVQH, from the coding sequence ATGGCAGGTTCTCATTCCGGGGTCAGAACGATGGGGAAAATGAACCGGGTTCTCTGGCTGGGTGCTTTAGCCGCGATCTCACTGGTGGCGGTGGGTATGGCTGCGACCAACCCTGACCCTTTCGAGTACGAGCAGTATGCAGCAGATCGGTTATCAATTTATTTAGAAGATCAGCTTTGTGCTGACCTGCCTGCTTTTTTGGCTCAAGTTTTACAGGAGCAGTGTAGCGTCCTACTGAAGCAAAACCAGTCCGCTTTTCAGGAGATCATTCGCAACCATACACAGCGGCAAAATTTTGTTCTGTTCAGCCGCTATAGCACTACCTTGGCCCTTCCTGGCACCGGCCTGCTGCCCACCTATCAGGTAGACTCGTTAGGAGCCTTTAACCGCTTCTTCACCTATAGAGCTGTCCAGCACTGA